The genomic region AAAGATGATGCTAAAGAAGTCGCTCAAGGTTACGAATGTGGTATCACGATTGAAAAATACAATGATATCAAGGAAGGCGATATCATTGAGGCGTATGTTATGGTTGAAGTTGAAAGATAAACATTGTTGAAAATATAAAATAATTTTTTTAATGAGGTTGAAATAGGTGTGTCGCCATTTTGAGTAGAGATAGGTCTTTGTAAGAATTGATGAGAGTGTGGCTTATTTACTAATGTAAAAGAAAGCAATTACTAGGTCATCTAAGTTTTGATACTTTTATCTTGTACTCAAACGGATAAGCGCTCTCAATTTCAACCTCTTATTTAATAACTGTTATGATTGTGTCTATGTATGTCTCAATATGTATTTCATTGACGGTCGTTTTGCTGTTCCTATATAATATTATATTGAAGAAATTGCTACGTAGTATGTTGATAAAGAGGTGAAAAACATGAATATGAGAGCTGAACGTGTGGGTGAACAAATGAAGCAAGAGTTGATGGATATCATCAACAATAAATTAAAAGACCCAAGAGTTGGATTTTTAACAATTACTGAGGTTCAACCAACGAACGATTTATCATTAGCAAAAGTTTATTTTACAGTACTAGGCAATGATAAAGAACGCGAAAATACATTCAAAGGGCTTGAGAAAGCAACAGGCTTTTTAAAAACTGAAATTGCACAACGTATGCGCTTAAGAATCGTTCCAGATTTACAATTTGAATATGACGAGTCTATCGATTATGGCAACCGAATTGAAAGACTCATTCAAGACTTACACCGAAAAGATTAACAACCAATATGTAAGGATACGTTTTTATGACCAGAGTATATGTCAAAATAACGTATCCTTCTTTTGTATCGAGGAGTGATGTTATGTATGAAGGCATTTTACCTGTATATAAGTCGAGAGGATTAACAAGTCATGACGTAGTATTTAAATTGAGGAAAATTTTAAAAACGAAAAAGATAGGGCATACTGGTACACTTGATCCGGAAGTAGATGGCGTATTACCTATATGTATTGGGCAAGCGACTAAAGTCAGTGATTATGTTATGGATATGGGGAAAACTTATAAAGCAGAAGTGACTGTTGGTTTCTCAACAACAACAGAAGATCAAACTGGTGATATATTAGAAAGTGCAAATATTATTCCAAATCAATTTACTGAAAGCCAAGTGGACGAGGTACTTAATCGATTCAAAGGGATCATTACGCAAACGCCTCCTATGTATTCCTCTGTTAAAGTAAACGGAAGAAAATTGTATGAATATGCAAGAAATGGTGAAGATGTTGAACGCCCAAAGAGACAAGTGCATATTTTACATATTGAGCGCTTAACTGAGTTACAATTTAATCATAATGTAATGTCTTTTGAAATTGAAGTCAGTTGTGGAAAAGGGACATATATTCGAACGCTTGCTACGGATATAGGGCGTGCTCTAGGGTACCCAGCCCATATGTCAAAATTAACTCGAACGATGAGCGGTGGATTTACCCTAGCACAATCATTATCCATTGAATCCATTCAATCTATGCATATAGAAAACACATTACAACCAAAATTATTTCCACTCGTATATGGACTCAAAGCGCTGCCTCAATTCGAAGTTGGGCGTGAAGATTTAAAAAAACGTATTTTAAATGGACAAAAACTACCTAAAAAATGGATAACAATTCCATTTGAGCGAGAACTCGTCATGTGGGATACTCAAGATAAACGTGTATTAGCCATTTATGAATTGCACCCTGAACGTCATGAGGAGATTAAGCCTAAAAAGGTATTTCATTAAAGGAGATTCAAATATTATGAAAGTGATTGAAATTACCCATCCGATACAAGAAAATCAGTTTATTCATGAAGATATTGCAATTGTATTAGGCTTTTTTGATGGTTTACATTTAGGCCATCAAGCATTATTTCAAAAACTGGATGAAGTGGCAAAACAAAAGAAACTCAAAAAAGCAATCATGACATTTGATCCGCACCCGTCCGTTGTGTTAAATCCGAAACAAAAGCGGACGACGTATTTAACACCATTAGAAGATAAAATTGCTAAATTGAAAGAAAAAGATATTGATTACTGTATTGTTGTCAATTTTTCTTCTCGTTTTGCTGAAGTTTCACCCGAAGCCTTCATTAGAGACTATTTAATAAAAAATCACGCTAAAGCGATTATTGCAGGGTTTGACTTTACATTCGGTAAATACGGTAAAGGGAATATGTCGATGATGAAAGAATATTTCGAAAATGTCGACTGTATTACGGTAGGTAAACAAGATTTGAACGGAGAAAAAATTTCAACGACTGCAATTCGAGCAGCTTTATTATCAGGAAACTTGGCTAAAGCTAATGAAGCGCTAGGGTATCGCTATCAAATTAAAGGAACTGTTGTACAAGGTGAAAAAAGAGGCCGAACAATTGGATTCCCAACAGCTAATATAGAGCCTTCTGATGATTATGTTTTGCCAGCAAAAGGCGTCTATGCAGTCAGTTTGAAAATAGGCGCAAGTGACAAAGTGTATCGTGGTGTATGTAATGTAGGTGTTAAACCCACATTTCATGATGACCTTCCACAAGTTGTCATTGAAGTGAATATCTTTGATTTTGAGGAAAATATATACGGTGAGCGTGTCACAATTGATTGGCACCATTATTTAAGACCAGAGCTTAAATTCGATGGCATAGATCCATTGGTTGCTCAAATGAATCAGGATAAAGAGCGTGCTAAATATTTACTTTCGGTTGATTTTGAAGATGATATAGCTTATAATATTTAAGGTCTAATATTTATTAGAAGTAGGACCTTAGTCTTGGTAGGTTGAAACTCCGACGCCTGACTCAGATTAAGGTATCAAATCATATCAAGGAGGAAATTGATAATGGCAATTTCACAAGAACGTAAAAATGAATTAATTAAAGAATATCGTACACACGAAACAGACACTGGTTCACCAGAAGTTCAAATCGCTGTGTTAACTGCTGAAATTACAGCATTAAACGATCACTTACGCATTCACAAAAAAGACCACCATTCACGTCGTGGTTTATTAAAAATGGTAGGTCGTCGTCGTCACTTATTAAATTACTTACGTGACAAAGATATTCAACGTTACCGTGAGTTAATTAAATCATTAGGTATTCGTCGTTAATTGAAATTAACGTGTTTGTATAAAGAAGAAAGAGGCCAAAGCTTGGTTTCTTTCTTTTTTTACTATTAAACGCGATAGATGTAAGATATAATATTTAGAGAAACAAGCTACGAAATGTTTAAACAGTAGGAGAGGAGATTAATCATGTCTCAAGAAAAAAAGGTATTTAAAACGGAGTGGGCGAACCAACCGTTAACAATAGAAACGGGACAGTTAGCGAAACAAGCTAACGGTGCTGCATTAGTACGTTATGGTGATACAGTTGTACTTTCGACTGCTACTGCCTCTAAAGAACCGAGAGACGGTGACTTTTTCCCGTTAACCGTAAATTATGAAGAAAAAATGTATGCAGCAGGTAAAATTCCAGGTGGATTTAAAAAAAGAGAGGGGCGTCCAGGTGATGATGCGACATTAACGGCACGTTTAATTGACCGTCCTATTCGTCCGTTATTTCCAGATGGTTATCGTCATGATGTGCAAATCATGAATATTGTATTGAGCGCTGATCCAAATTGCTCTCCAGAAATGGCAGCTATGATTGGTTCATCAGTTGCGTTAAGTGTCTCAGATATTCCTTTCCAAGGCCCAATTGCAGGGGTCAATGTTGGATATGTTGACGGACAATATGTGATTAATCCTAATTTAGAGCAAAAAGAAAAATCACGCTTAGATTTAGAGGTTGCTGGACATAAAGATGCTGTGAATATGGTTGAAGCAGGAGCAAGTGAAATTTCTGAAGCTGAAATGTTAGAAGCCATCTTCTTTGGACATGAAGAGATTAAACGTTTATGTGCTTTTCAAGAAGAGATTATTGCGCATTTAAAACCTGAAAAGCAAGAGTTTGTTCCTGTCGAAAAGAACCAATCACTCATTGATGAAGTAACAAACTTAACAGAAGAGAAGCAATTAAAAGCTGCAATACAAACGTTTGATAAAAAAGAACGTGAATATAACATTGAAACGATAAAACAAGATATTTTATCAAAATATGAAAATGAAGATGATGAAGAAAATGAAGCACTATTATCTGAAGTGAGTCAAATTGTAGATAGCTTAGTTAAAGAAGAAGTAAGACGATTAATTGCGGATGAAAAAGTACGTCCAGATGGTCGTAAGCCTGATGAAATTAGACCGTTATCTTCTGAAGTAGGCTTATTACCAAGAACACATGGATCTGGTTTATTCACACGTGGTCAAACACAAGCTTTATCTGTGTTAACGTTAGGTTCTATTTCAGAGTATCAAATTATTGATGGCTTAGGTGAAGAAGAACAAAAACGATTTATGCACCATTATAATTTCCCTAATTTCTCAGTAGGTGAAACAGGGCCTGTACGTGCACCAGGACGTCGTGAAATTGGACACGGTGCACTAGGGGAACGTGCTTTGAAATATATTATTCCAGACGAAAAAACGTTTCCATACACTGTTCGTATCGTAAGTGAAGTACTTGAATCAAACGGTTCATCATCACAAGCATCTATTTGTGGCTCAACACTTGCTTTAATGGATGCAGGTGTGCCAATTAAAGCGCCTGTTGCAGGTATTGCGATGGGATTAGTGACACGTGATGAAAGCTATACGATTTTAACAGATATTCAAGGCATGGAAGATGCTTTAGGTGATATGGACTTCAAAGTGGCAGGTACTAAAGACGGTATTACTGCGATTCAAATGGATATTAAGATTGACGGTCTTACTAGAGAGGTCATAGAAGAGGCGTTAGAACAAGCTAGAGTCGGTCGACTTGCAATATTAGATCATATGCTTGCAACAATTGATCAACCACGTAAAGAATTAAGCGCATATGCGCCGAAAGTTGAAGTTTTGATAATCAAGCCTGAAAAAATTCGCGATGTCATTGGTCCAGGTGGTAAACAAATCAATGAAATTATTGACGCAACGGGTGTTAAGTTAGATATTGAACAAGATGGTACGGTTTATATAGGTTCAACTGAACAAGAAATGATTAACCAAGCACGTCAATGGATTGAAAGTATCGTGCGTGAGGCTGAAGTAGGCCAAGTTTATGACGCAACTGTTAAACGTATTGAAAAATTCGGTGCATTTGTTGAATTGTTCAAAGGTAAAGATGCATTAGTACACATATCTCAAATTGCAAATGAACGAATTCAAAAAGTAGAAGATGTTTTAAAAATTGGAGATACGCTTAAAGTGAAGGTAACTGAAATCGACAAACAAGGTCGTGTTAATGCTTCTCATAAAGTGTTGCTATAAATGAATGGTTACTATACGCAAGGTTGAAAAGCACTTATTATTAAAGTTAATGTTGTAAAGAGACAAATGTACGAGTGCATTTGTCGCTAAAAGGTGGGATATACATCCCAAAATAAATAGTGCTAAGATGATTTTTAATAAAAATGCGTCTTAGCGCTTCTTTTATGATAAAGCTTCGTATGATATGACTTCGCTTTCCTAGGGGACAGCCTCAGTGGCTAGTCTTATTCCCTAAGGAGTTGCCATCAATACATCGTTTATGCATAGCATTAAAGGAAAAACTTCGAGATGTTTCGTAAATTCTTGCGAAAACCTTGAAGTTTTTTCGATTACTAAGATATTTATATCCCATCCCCTTTTTTATAATGATGTCTTGTGAGTAACAGGAAATATTTGAATGATGGTAGTGACGTTATCCAACTGTATGTTAAATTTCTATTTAAAAATGTTTTTACGCTTTCTAATAAAAATCAGAGTATGTTTCAGGCTACTGATGACTTTAATAGTGTACAGACTACATTATTTCAACTATAATAAAACATGAATGTACAATGGACGGGCTATATTTAATTAGGAGGTAAAGTTTTGAATTTAGTAAAAAAGAAAAATAAAAATATTCGTATTATACCACTTGGTGGTGTAGGCGAAATTGCGAAAAATATGTATATTGTTGAAGTCGATGATGAAATGTTTATGTTAGATGCTGGGCTAATGTTCCCTGAAGATGAGATGTTAGGTGTCGATATTGTTATTCCTGATATCCAGTATGTGTTAGAACATAAACACAAAATTAAAGGGATCTTTTTAACACATGGCCATGAGCATGCAATTGGAGCAGTTTCGTACGTGCTTGAACAAATTGATGCACCTGTCTATGGTTCTAAACTGACTATTGGCCTTGTTAAAGAAAGTTTAAAAGCGCGTAAAATCGATAAAAAAATTCGCTATTATGTTGTGAATAATGAATCAGTGATGCGATTTAAAGGTGTAAACGTCACATTCTTTAATACAACGCATAGTATTCCTGATAGTTTAGGCGTATGTATCCATACGTCCTACGGTGCGATTGTGTATACTGGTGAATTTAAGTTTGATCAAAGTTTACACGGGCATTATGCACCTGACTTAAAGAAAATGACAGAAATTGGAGAAGCTAGTGTTTTTGCTCTATTAAGTGATTCGACTGAAGCTGAAAAGCCGGGGTACAATACACCTGAAAATGTTATTGAAAGCCATATGTTTGATGCGTTTACAAAAGTAAGAGGACGATTAATTGTTTCATGTTATGCATCTAACTTTATACGTATTCAACAAGTCTTAAATATTGCGAGCAAGTTAAATCGTAAAGTATCGTTTTTAGGACGTTCATTGGAAAGTTCATTCAATATTGCTCGTAAAATGGGTTACTTCAATATACCTAAAGATTTATTAATTCCAATCACTGAAGTTGAAAATTATCCGAACAATGAGGTTATTATTATTGCGACAGGTACACAGGGTGAGCCTATTGAAGCATTAAGTCAAATGGCAAGACAAAAACATAAAATCATGAATATTCAAAAGGGAGATTCGGTCTTTTTAGCGATAACTGCTTCGGCTAATATGGAAGTGATTATCGGGAATACCTTAAATGAACTTGTCCGTGCAGGAGCACATATACTCCCTAATAATAAAAAGATACACGCCTCAAGCCACGGTTGCATGGAAGAGCTTAAGATGATGCTTAATATTATGAAGCCCGAGTATTTCATCCCTGTCCAAGGAGAGTTTAAAATGCAAATCGCACATGCTAAATTAGCGAGCGAGAGTGGTGTAGCACCTGAAAAGATATTTTTAGCTGAGTCGGGTGATGTCATTAACTTTGATGGTACAGACATGTTATTAAATGAAAAGGTGCATGCAGGTAATGTTTTAATTGATGGTATCGGTGTAGGTGATGTCGGCAACATCGTCTTAAGAGATCGTCATTTATTAGCAGAAGACGGTATCTTCATTGCTGTCGTTACATTAGATCCAAAAAACAAACGTATTGCTGCAGGACCTGAAATTCAATCACGAGGTTTCGTTTATGTACGTGAGAGTGAAGCGTTACTAAAAGAAGCAGAAGAAAAGGTTCGTGAAATTGTAGAAGCGGGATTACAAGAGAAGCGTATCGAATGGTCAGAAATAAAGCAAAATATGCGAGACCAAATTAGTAAATTATTGTTTGAGAGTACAAAACGTCGTCCGATGATTATACCAGTTATATCAGAAATATAAAAAGCAATAAACTGGCTATTGAGGGTGTGGAATAGCAACCATACATTGATTGTTTATCATTTCAATGAAAACATGATATGTTGATGTGTCCACACCTTCATGTTTTGTTTAGTATAGACCATATGGCGATAAACTATGAAACGAATCTTACTCTTTATGATAATGGTTTAAAGGGAAGATTCGCTTTTTTACATATTAAGTTAAGAAAGAAGAAGGTGACAATGAATGCCGAAAGCGAAAAAGCGTAATACGAAAAGTGCACGTGGTAAAAAGCGTTCATCTAATAAGAAGAATAATGAGACTCCATTGCGTTTCGGATTGGCAATCATTTTTGTAGTCCTTTTAATGTTAGGTATTTTTCAATTAGGTATCGTTGGTATTGGAATAGATAGCTTTTTCAATTATTTATTTGGATGGGCACGTTATTTAGTTTATGTCTTATTTATGTTAGCGATTGGATTTCTTGCATATAATGGTAAGTTGCCTAAAACAAGACGATTGACTGGATCAATCTTTTTAGCTATTGCTTTATTATTTGTATTTCAGCTTTACTATTTATTAATGAGTGGAGAGCAGGCTAAACGTGAGCCAGTTTTATCGTATGTATATAAAAGTTATCAACTTTCCTATTTCCCTAATTTTGGAGGGGGATTATTTGGGTATTATTTAGTAGAGTTACTTACACCATTAATCTCAATTGCTGGTGTGGTACTTGTGACTCTTCTTTTATTGATTTCAAGTGTGATACTACTTCAGAAAAAAAGACATCGAGATGTGTCGAAGTCTGTGTTTGAAAAATCGAAAAGCCGAATGTTCAAAGCATATACTTCATATCATACACATAGTGAAAAACGAAAATTGAAGCGCAATGAGAAACGTGAATTAAAAAGACAACAACAAGAGCAACAACCTAAAAATGTATCAGACTTTCCAGAAATACCTATGAATGATGCTGATCATGATGTTTCTGATTTCCCTAATATACCGATTTTCAATTCTAAGGATCATTATGATGCTACATCTCAATCTGAAGCTGAAACAGATACAATTTCAGACCAAAAAATAAAAGCAACACCTTCTGATACCCGACAAACTAAGCGTCCAAGCATCAATGATAACAAGCAAGATCATTCTAAAGTGCCTCAATCTCAAAATGAAGGAACAATTGCTGAAGCAGGCGAAATTGAAAATCAATCATATCAGCTTCCACCATTAACATTACTGAATGATCCTAAAAAGCAAACGACAACTTCAAAAGCTGAAGTTCAACGTAAAGGCAAACTTTTAGAAACAACACTCACTAATTTTGGTGTTAAAGCTAAAGTGACGCAAATCAAAATTGGTCCTGCTGTTACGCAATATGAGGTTCAACCAGCCCAAGGTGTGAAAGTGAGTCGTATTGTTAATTTGCATAGTGATTTAGCTTTGGCTCTAGCAGCTAAAGATATACGTATTGAAGCACCAATACCAGGGAAGTCAGCAGTAGGGATTGAAGTGCCGAATTCAAAGATTTCTTTAGTTACATTGAAAGAAGTATTAGATGAAAAATTCCCTACTCAAAACAAGCTTGAAGTGGCTTTGGGAAGAGATATTTCTGGCGAGCCGATAACTGCTGAATTGAATAAAATGCCACATCTACTCGTAGCTGGGTCGACAGGAAGTGGGAAATCAGTGTGTATCAATGGCATCATTACAAGTATTTTACTTAATGCCAAACCGCATGAAGTCAAATTAATGATGATTGACCCCAAAATGGTTGAACTCAATGTGTACAATGGTATTCCTCACTTACTCACACCTGTAGTTACAAATCCTCACAAAGCATCACAAGCATTAGAAAAAGTTGTAAGTGAAATGGAACGCCGATATGATTTATTCCAGCACTCTGGCACACGCAATATTGAAGGTTATAATGCATTTTTAAAAGTCAAAAATCAAGAATTAGACGAAAAAGAGCCGCTTTTACCTTATATTGTAGTTATTGTGGATGAGTTAGCAGACTTGATGATGGTTGCAGGAAAAGATGTCGAAACAGCGATTACGCGTATTACACAAATGGCACGTGCAGCAGGGATACATCTTATTATAGCTACACAACGTCCGTCTGTAGATGTAATTACAGGATTGATAAAAAATAATATCCCATCAAGAATTGCATTTGCTGTAAGTTCACAAACCGATTCGAGAACGATTATTGATAGTGGTGGTGCAGAGAAATTATTAGGTAAAGGTGATATGCTATTCGTTAAAAACGGAGGATCTTCCAGAACACGTGTACAAGGTGCATTTTTAAGTGATAATGAAGTCCAAAAAGTAGTTGATTATGTAGTACAACAACAAAGAGCCAATTATGTAAAAGAGATGGAGCCTGATGCTCAAACAGATCAATCACAATCTGATAGCGACGATCCTTTATACCATGAAGCATACTTATTTGTTGTTGAAAAACAAAAGGCAAGTACTTCTTTGTTACAAAGACAATTTAGAATAGGCTACAATCGTGCTTCAAGAATTATGGATGATTTAGAAGCAAACCAAGTGATAGGTCCACAAAAAGGAAGTAAACCAAGACAAGTATTAGTTGATTTTAATGAAGGAGAGGTTTAATTCATGTCTGTAAACTTAAATATTAATAAAGTAAAAGACTGGATTCTTAAAGGCATAGAGGCTGAACAAATCAAACCTGGTGAATCTTTACCAGGTTTATTAGAATTAGCCCGAACGTGTGAGGTTTCAATTGATGAGGTTCAAGAAGCGATTCGTGAATTGGTAACTGAACAAATCATCACTGAAAATTTTGAAGAAGGTGCGAGTGTTAAAATACCTCAGCCATTTTTCTATCCTTTAGATGAACTCATGAGCATTGGGAGAATGATTTCTGAAAAAGGTTATAAGCATGGTACAATCTTTTTGAGTTTAGCAGAAGAAGTGGCATCACATGAAGATACCAAATTGATGAACCTCGCTTCCAATACTAAAATAACAGTCATTGAACGTATTCGTACTGCAAATAATAGCCCAGTAGTGTATTGTCTTGATAAAGTAAATGCTAACATTCTTGAACATTTTGGTGGACATGATCAACAGATGTCGATTTTAAAGGCCATTGAGGCAGTGACAGAAAAAGAAATTGCATATGCAGAAACTGAAATTGAATCAATTAGTTATGAGCCGTATATTTCTGAGACACTTAACGCAGATCCGAAAGACGGTTTAATGTTATTAAAGCAAATTCATTATACGAAAGATGGCGCACCTATTTTGTATTCGCTAAATTATTTTAAAAGTAGTCTTGTGAAGTTTCGCACGATTAGAAAACGTCTATAAATATTAAGAATAAGGAGGAGATTATTTGTTAAATCATAAAAATTCAAAAAATAGTAATATACGCGTTTATCAAACAAATAAATTTAAAACAGCAACGATAACGTTTAAGTTTATGGCACCGTTAGACACCCAAACAATGACAAAACGTTCACTACTAAGTAAGTTATTAGTCAGGGCAACAAAGAAATATCCGACTGATAAGTCACTCAATCAATACTTGTCGAAATTATATGGTGCCTATCTAAACAGTTACGTTTCTAAATTCAAGGACAGACATGTGATTACGATCGCCTTAGAAATTGTCAATGAGCGATATCTCCTTGATGATGAACCTTTATTAGAAAAAGGTATAGCACTTTTAAAAGAAGTAATATTGAATCCACTCATAATCAATGAGTCATTTGATGAAACGTACGTTAGGCAAGAAAAAAGTTTATTAAAGAAAAAATTAGCAGCATTAGAAGATAACAAATCGCAAATTGCATTTATACGATTACTTAAACATATGTTTGGAGACCACCCATATCGTTATATGGCAGCAGGGGAACTTAACATGATTGATGATGTAACTGCTTCAGATATTTTTGAAACATATATGTCAATGCTTGAAAATGATTATTGTTCAGTTTACATAGTAGGTAATGTGGATCAGGCTACTGCAACAAAACATATTGAGTCAGAGTTTAATGTTAAACCATTTACATATGAAACTATTCAATTCAAAGAAACTGCGCCGCAACATCAAACGCCAAATGAAATTATAGAAACAGACGATGTTGACCAAGCCAAACTAAATATGGGTTTTCGATTTAATACGTCTATGGGACATCCGGATTTTTATGCACTTGTTGTGTTTAACATGATGTTTGGTGGTGATCCATCATCAGTACTTTTTAATGAAGTGCGTGAACAAAAAAGTTTAGCATATTCTATACATTCTCAAATTGATGGTAAGAATGGGTTTTTATTTGTGACAAGTGGTGTATCGACGAAAGAGTATGTTTTAGCTAAAGATACGATAATTGAAGCATTTGAGAAGTTTAGACAAGGCCAGTTTTCAGATGAACAGTTGAATCTTGCTAAAAAAATTATTTTGTCACACCGTAAAGAAGGTAAAGACAGACCGAAAAGTATTACTGAGATGATGCATAATCAAATTTTAATGACTTTAGATGAACCGTTTGAAACAAAAATTTCAAACGTTTCTAAAAAAGATATCCAAAGAATATGTACTGAAGCAATTATAGATACAACATATATTTTAACAAAGCGTGGTGAAGCGAATGCGTAAAGCACACTATGAGCAAATAGACGAAACAGTATATCAAGCAACGCTAGATAATGGATTAAACGTATTTATTATTCCAAAACGTGATTTTCAAAAAACTTTTGTGACGTATACGACGCAGTTTGGTTCGTTAGACTCTAAATTTAAACCACATCAGTCTGATGATTTTGTAACAGTGCCAGATGGTGTTGCTCATTTTCTAGAGCATAAGCTTTTTGAAAAGGAAGAAGTGGACTTATTTACAGAATTTGCCGAACATGACGCACAGGTTAATGCATTTACAACATTTGACCGTACAAGCTACCTCTTTAGTGCAACAAATCATATTCATGATAATATCATACGTTTATTAAATATGGTTGAGACGCCCTATTTCACGGAAGAATCAGTGGAAAAAGAAAAAGGCATTATCGCTGAAGAAATCAAAATGTATCAAGAACAACCAGGATACCGACTGATGTTTAATACGCTCAAAGGGTTATATCACCAGCATCCTGTTAAAGTAGATATAGCTGGTA from Staphylococcus felis harbors:
- the rbfA gene encoding 30S ribosome-binding factor RbfA; amino-acid sequence: MNMRAERVGEQMKQELMDIINNKLKDPRVGFLTITEVQPTNDLSLAKVYFTVLGNDKERENTFKGLEKATGFLKTEIAQRMRLRIVPDLQFEYDESIDYGNRIERLIQDLHRKD
- the pnp gene encoding polyribonucleotide nucleotidyltransferase, with translation MSQEKKVFKTEWANQPLTIETGQLAKQANGAALVRYGDTVVLSTATASKEPRDGDFFPLTVNYEEKMYAAGKIPGGFKKREGRPGDDATLTARLIDRPIRPLFPDGYRHDVQIMNIVLSADPNCSPEMAAMIGSSVALSVSDIPFQGPIAGVNVGYVDGQYVINPNLEQKEKSRLDLEVAGHKDAVNMVEAGASEISEAEMLEAIFFGHEEIKRLCAFQEEIIAHLKPEKQEFVPVEKNQSLIDEVTNLTEEKQLKAAIQTFDKKEREYNIETIKQDILSKYENEDDEENEALLSEVSQIVDSLVKEEVRRLIADEKVRPDGRKPDEIRPLSSEVGLLPRTHGSGLFTRGQTQALSVLTLGSISEYQIIDGLGEEEQKRFMHHYNFPNFSVGETGPVRAPGRREIGHGALGERALKYIIPDEKTFPYTVRIVSEVLESNGSSSQASICGSTLALMDAGVPIKAPVAGIAMGLVTRDESYTILTDIQGMEDALGDMDFKVAGTKDGITAIQMDIKIDGLTREVIEEALEQARVGRLAILDHMLATIDQPRKELSAYAPKVEVLIIKPEKIRDVIGPGGKQINEIIDATGVKLDIEQDGTVYIGSTEQEMINQARQWIESIVREAEVGQVYDATVKRIEKFGAFVELFKGKDALVHISQIANERIQKVEDVLKIGDTLKVKVTEIDKQGRVNASHKVLL
- the rpsO gene encoding 30S ribosomal protein S15 — its product is MAISQERKNELIKEYRTHETDTGSPEVQIAVLTAEITALNDHLRIHKKDHHSRRGLLKMVGRRRHLLNYLRDKDIQRYRELIKSLGIRR
- the rnjB gene encoding ribonuclease J2, with amino-acid sequence MNLVKKKNKNIRIIPLGGVGEIAKNMYIVEVDDEMFMLDAGLMFPEDEMLGVDIVIPDIQYVLEHKHKIKGIFLTHGHEHAIGAVSYVLEQIDAPVYGSKLTIGLVKESLKARKIDKKIRYYVVNNESVMRFKGVNVTFFNTTHSIPDSLGVCIHTSYGAIVYTGEFKFDQSLHGHYAPDLKKMTEIGEASVFALLSDSTEAEKPGYNTPENVIESHMFDAFTKVRGRLIVSCYASNFIRIQQVLNIASKLNRKVSFLGRSLESSFNIARKMGYFNIPKDLLIPITEVENYPNNEVIIIATGTQGEPIEALSQMARQKHKIMNIQKGDSVFLAITASANMEVIIGNTLNELVRAGAHILPNNKKIHASSHGCMEELKMMLNIMKPEYFIPVQGEFKMQIAHAKLASESGVAPEKIFLAESGDVINFDGTDMLLNEKVHAGNVLIDGIGVGDVGNIVLRDRHLLAEDGIFIAVVTLDPKNKRIAAGPEIQSRGFVYVRESEALLKEAEEKVREIVEAGLQEKRIEWSEIKQNMRDQISKLLFESTKRRPMIIPVISEI
- a CDS encoding DNA translocase FtsK, with protein sequence MPKAKKRNTKSARGKKRSSNKKNNETPLRFGLAIIFVVLLMLGIFQLGIVGIGIDSFFNYLFGWARYLVYVLFMLAIGFLAYNGKLPKTRRLTGSIFLAIALLFVFQLYYLLMSGEQAKREPVLSYVYKSYQLSYFPNFGGGLFGYYLVELLTPLISIAGVVLVTLLLLISSVILLQKKRHRDVSKSVFEKSKSRMFKAYTSYHTHSEKRKLKRNEKRELKRQQQEQQPKNVSDFPEIPMNDADHDVSDFPNIPIFNSKDHYDATSQSEAETDTISDQKIKATPSDTRQTKRPSINDNKQDHSKVPQSQNEGTIAEAGEIENQSYQLPPLTLLNDPKKQTTTSKAEVQRKGKLLETTLTNFGVKAKVTQIKIGPAVTQYEVQPAQGVKVSRIVNLHSDLALALAAKDIRIEAPIPGKSAVGIEVPNSKISLVTLKEVLDEKFPTQNKLEVALGRDISGEPITAELNKMPHLLVAGSTGSGKSVCINGIITSILLNAKPHEVKLMMIDPKMVELNVYNGIPHLLTPVVTNPHKASQALEKVVSEMERRYDLFQHSGTRNIEGYNAFLKVKNQELDEKEPLLPYIVVIVDELADLMMVAGKDVETAITRITQMARAAGIHLIIATQRPSVDVITGLIKNNIPSRIAFAVSSQTDSRTIIDSGGAEKLLGKGDMLFVKNGGSSRTRVQGAFLSDNEVQKVVDYVVQQQRANYVKEMEPDAQTDQSQSDSDDPLYHEAYLFVVEKQKASTSLLQRQFRIGYNRASRIMDDLEANQVIGPQKGSKPRQVLVDFNEGEV
- the ribF gene encoding riboflavin biosynthesis protein RibF, with the translated sequence MKVIEITHPIQENQFIHEDIAIVLGFFDGLHLGHQALFQKLDEVAKQKKLKKAIMTFDPHPSVVLNPKQKRTTYLTPLEDKIAKLKEKDIDYCIVVNFSSRFAEVSPEAFIRDYLIKNHAKAIIAGFDFTFGKYGKGNMSMMKEYFENVDCITVGKQDLNGEKISTTAIRAALLSGNLAKANEALGYRYQIKGTVVQGEKRGRTIGFPTANIEPSDDYVLPAKGVYAVSLKIGASDKVYRGVCNVGVKPTFHDDLPQVVIEVNIFDFEENIYGERVTIDWHHYLRPELKFDGIDPLVAQMNQDKERAKYLLSVDFEDDIAYNI
- the truB gene encoding tRNA pseudouridine(55) synthase TruB — translated: MYEGILPVYKSRGLTSHDVVFKLRKILKTKKIGHTGTLDPEVDGVLPICIGQATKVSDYVMDMGKTYKAEVTVGFSTTTEDQTGDILESANIIPNQFTESQVDEVLNRFKGIITQTPPMYSSVKVNGRKLYEYARNGEDVERPKRQVHILHIERLTELQFNHNVMSFEIEVSCGKGTYIRTLATDIGRALGYPAHMSKLTRTMSGGFTLAQSLSIESIQSMHIENTLQPKLFPLVYGLKALPQFEVGREDLKKRILNGQKLPKKWITIPFERELVMWDTQDKRVLAIYELHPERHEEIKPKKVFH